DNA from Phragmites australis chromosome 16, lpPhrAust1.1, whole genome shotgun sequence:
CTCCCTCGTGCTTCTGCCGATCCTACTCCGCCACTTTGCTGCATCAACCGCGAGCGCGAGGGATGACAAGCTGCTGAGCAAGCTCCCTTCGCCTCCGAACAAGCTCCCCGTCATCGGCCACCTGCACCTCATGGGCGCTCTCCCCCACGTCTCCCTCGCCGCGCTCGCCGCCAAGCACGGGCCCGACCTCATGCTCCTCCGCCTCGGTGCCGTGCCCACAGTGGTCGCCTCCTCGCCACGCGCCGCCGAGGCCGTCCTCCGCACGCACGACCACGTCTTCGCGTCGCGGCCCCGGTCCATGGTCGCCGACATCATCGTCTACGGGGCCTCGGACTCGTGCTACGCGCCCTACGGCGAGCACTTCCGCAAGGTCAGGAAGCTCGTCACCGTGCACCTGCTCAACCCCAAGAAGGTGCAGTCCTACCGCCCggtgcgggaggaggaggtgcggcTGGTCATGGGCAAGCTCGCCACGGCGGCGGTCGCGCGCGCCGTCGTGGACATGAGCGAGCTGCTGCACTCCTTCGCCAACGACCTCATCTGCCGCGCGGTCTCCGGCAAATTTTTCCGGGAGGAAGGCCGGAACAACCTGTTCCGGGAGCTCATCGACACCAACGCCGCGCTCTTGGGAGGCTTCAACCTTGAGGACTACTTCCCGAGGTTGGCGAGGCTGGAGCTGCTCAGCAAGGTCATCTGTGCCAAGGCCAAGAAAATCGGAAAGAGGTGGGATCAGCTGCTTGACAAGCTCATCGACGACCATGTACGCAGGGTGGTGCGCCGTGAGGACGACGCGGAGCAAGAAGACAGCGACTTCATCGACGTTCTGCTCTCCCTTCAGGAGGAGTATGGTCTCACCAGGGACCATATGAAGGCCATCTTGATAGTGAGTGCTCAAATATAGCTAATTACTCGCAACTATTTCTTTCGATGATAAATACATATCGTTTTGATTAACAATatattctaaaatatttagtttagaaatattaaaattatatatgtagatttattttaaaaaatactttcataatatcacaaattaaatatattatatatattctgATAAAAATAGTGATAAAGCTATGCCATATAGACTATATTAtccaaaataatatttatttataaccGGAGCGAGAAAATAGTAGTCAAATCAGCGAGAGTTGGGACCAGCTGCTCGATAAGCTCATCAACACCCATGTACGTAGGGCATTGCACAGTGAAGACAACACGCCTCTCTGTGGAGTATAGCCTTGCCAAGGACCACATGGAGGCCGCCTTGATAGTGAATGCTGAACTAATTATTAGCGACTACTCGTTCtggttataaatatatatttcttagATAAGACATAACATCTAATGCAtaactttgatcattattttttttattaaaatgtatttataaaatctataaattttgtaatattatgaaaatatttttaaagacaAATCTACCATATGATTTTAAAggtttcaaactaaatattttgaaaactattgttagttaaagtttaaaagtttgatcgaatCTTTTTCAAAATGAAACATGCATTTATAACCACAGGAAGTATATGTCAATAATGATCCCTCTCCCTTTTATTTCGGTCCGGAATTCAATATTTCCTACTATATATATGGTGCCATTTTCAGGCCATGTTCGAAGCTGGTACCGACACGTCGTATCTGGTTCTAGAGGTCACCATGGCTGAGCTCATGCAGAAGCCGCACCTCATGTCAAAG
Protein-coding regions in this window:
- the LOC133896478 gene encoding indole-2-monooxygenase-like, coding for MHMAQAVIHELLHGEAAVPRGAFFFLVSLFSLVLLPILLRHFAASTASARDDKLLSKLPSPPNKLPVIGHLHLMGALPHVSLAALAAKHGPDLMLLRLGAVPTVVASSPRAAEAVLRTHDHVFASRPRSMVADIIVYGASDSCYAPYGEHFRKVRKLVTVHLLNPKKVQSYRPVREEEVRLVMGKLATAAVARAVVDMSELLHSFANDLICRAVSGKFFREEGRNNLFRELIDTNAALLGGFNLEDYFPRLARLELLSKVICAKAKKIGKRWDQLLDKLIDDHVRRVVRREDDAEQEDSDFIDVLLSLQEEYGLTRDHMKAILIAMFEAGTDTSYLVLEVTMAELMQKPHLMSKLQDEVRRSVPEGQEMVTEDDLASMTFLKAVIKETLRLHPPAPLLIPHLSIDACDIDGYTIPAGTRVIVNAWAIGRLSSCWDKADEFRPERFMDADDVDLKGKDFHYLPFGSGRRMCPGIHSAAATLEIMLANLMYSFDWELPAGVKKEDIDMAEVFGLTVHRKEKLFLVPKIP